A region of the Sodalis ligni genome:
TGCGCCGCGGCTACCAGCGCCTGGCGCGCTGGATAGACGGCGTGGCGGGAGTATTTTTCGCCGGTTTTGGCATCAGCCTGATTATTTCGCGGTAGCCAGCAGCGCGCCCACCATGATAAACAGCGAGCCGAAAGTGCGGTTCAGCCGCCGCATTTGACGGGGTCCTTTCAGGGCATGGGCAATGCGGGTTGCCAGGCCGGCATAGCCAATCATGACAATAATATCCATCACCAGGGTGGTAACGCCAAGCACCAGGTATTGCGCCCCCTGGGGATGTTGCGGCAGGACAAATTGCGGGAACAGCGCCGCCAGGAAGACGATGCTTTTGGGATTGGTGAGGTTGACAAAAACACCGCGCCGGAACAATTGCCGGCGCGGCATTTTGCCTGGCGG
Encoded here:
- the rhtB gene encoding homoserine/homoserine lactone efflux protein gives rise to the protein MTWDWWLTYLLTTTLLSLSPGSGAINTMSTGISHGYRGAVASIAGLQVGLATHILLVGIGLGTLFSHSLLAFEILKWLGVAYLCWLGIQQWRAAGTFTLAAPPGKMPRRQLFRRGVFVNLTNPKSIVFLAALFPQFVLPQHPQGAQYLVLGVTTLVMDIIVMIGYAGLATRIAHALKGPRQMRRLNRTFGSLFIMVGALLATAK